The following coding sequences are from one Leptospira mayottensis 200901116 window:
- a CDS encoding bifunctional nuclease family protein: MDLVEAKISDISLTNVGFAVFLKTKDDSDSRVVPIFIGPLETHSITSVLDGTKPPRPMTHDLMTVLLGTLNVSIIKISIEEIIDNTFYAKITLRKDEDVIVLDARPSDSIALALRANAPIYLAKKVIEEAGIEMKDEEIPGESIAREKISQLPKTQLEILQDSLNNALKTEDYETAARIRDQIKKLIENS; this comes from the coding sequence ATGGATCTTGTAGAAGCAAAAATTTCAGACATTTCTCTGACAAACGTAGGATTTGCAGTTTTTCTAAAAACGAAGGATGATTCCGATTCCAGAGTAGTCCCCATTTTTATAGGACCTTTGGAAACCCATTCCATCACTTCTGTTTTGGACGGAACCAAACCTCCGAGACCGATGACTCACGATTTGATGACCGTTCTGCTTGGAACTTTAAACGTAAGCATCATTAAGATATCAATCGAAGAGATCATAGATAATACTTTTTACGCAAAAATTACTCTTCGTAAGGACGAAGATGTAATCGTCCTAGACGCGAGGCCGAGCGATTCCATCGCACTGGCGCTCAGGGCAAACGCCCCGATCTATCTCGCCAAAAAAGTGATCGAAGAAGCCGGAATAGAAATGAAGGACGAAGAAATTCCGGGAGAATCCATTGCCAGAGAAAAAATCTCTCAACTTCCCAAAACCCAATTGGAAATCCTACAAGACTCCCTCAACAACGCACTTAAAACAGAAGACTATGAAACAGCGGCCAGAATTCGGGATCAGATCAAAAAGTTAATCGAGAATTCTTAA
- a CDS encoding phasin-related domain-containing protein, translated as MERLLMDILNAGIALFQNGEEKVKQSLAELDTIYQELREKGEANQSVKANQVRELLNKTVQDATEILAKGGESRQQAFAKLQENFIRLSAEIEASIPDQFKATAKNSLEELKRLLSNKQ; from the coding sequence TTGGAAAGATTATTGATGGATATTCTAAACGCAGGAATCGCTCTGTTTCAAAATGGAGAAGAAAAAGTCAAACAGTCTCTGGCTGAGTTGGATACGATTTACCAGGAACTGAGAGAAAAAGGAGAAGCAAATCAAAGCGTAAAAGCCAACCAGGTCCGCGAACTTTTGAATAAAACGGTTCAGGATGCGACCGAAATTCTCGCTAAAGGTGGTGAAAGCAGACAACAGGCATTCGCTAAACTACAGGAAAATTTCATTCGTCTTTCCGCGGAAATCGAAGCATCAATTCCGGACCAATTCAAAGCGACCGCAAAAAACTCTCTCGAAGAATTAAAGCGTCTCTTAAGTAACAAGCAATAG
- a CDS encoding MFS transporter, whose amino-acid sequence MNKISFVLFFTVFIDMMGFSVIFPIFPETLKAFLAKSGDPVLDKFTDFTRIILETSSGDWSLFVALFGGIVASLYSLLQFVFAPIWGKISDRIGRKPVLVLTSFGSFFGYAIWLFSGSFSLFVFSRVITGIMGGNISVASAAMADITNEKDRAKGMGLIGAGVGLGFIAGPPMGGLFAKVDSSFLELMFPNLTFTMFPVSALAATAIALFNLFMIIFWFRETFDLKNRASSETKKIHPIIGIFNSKNKEVITYSFLYFVFVFAFSGFEFSINFYLSQFLNYSPVAIGFTFVYIGMIIVLIQGGVFRKLSGKIKETRLVRAGTLSLLVGFLLLYFVSNSYQLFISLTFLASGSALLHPSLSTLVSLVSSQEEQGTNLGMFRSLASLGRGLAPFAFCLIYFSRGPSISFLTSGFICLLFLFFIWKLKQPSHSYP is encoded by the coding sequence ATGAACAAAATTTCCTTTGTACTTTTCTTTACCGTATTCATCGATATGATGGGGTTTTCCGTAATTTTTCCCATTTTCCCCGAAACGCTAAAGGCCTTTCTCGCTAAATCCGGCGATCCCGTTCTTGACAAGTTCACCGACTTTACGAGAATCATTTTGGAAACCTCTTCGGGAGATTGGTCCTTATTCGTCGCTCTTTTCGGTGGAATTGTCGCGAGTCTCTATTCTCTTTTACAATTCGTATTCGCGCCCATTTGGGGAAAAATTTCGGATCGGATCGGTCGTAAACCAGTACTCGTTCTTACGAGTTTTGGAAGTTTTTTCGGTTATGCGATTTGGTTGTTCTCTGGAAGTTTTTCTCTTTTCGTTTTTTCCAGAGTGATCACCGGAATAATGGGAGGAAACATCTCTGTAGCCTCTGCAGCGATGGCGGATATTACAAACGAAAAAGATCGTGCAAAAGGAATGGGACTAATCGGTGCAGGCGTTGGCCTGGGCTTTATCGCGGGTCCTCCGATGGGAGGGTTATTTGCGAAAGTAGATTCCAGCTTTTTAGAACTTATGTTTCCGAACCTGACTTTCACCATGTTTCCCGTATCAGCTCTTGCCGCCACTGCGATCGCTTTGTTCAATCTTTTTATGATCATTTTTTGGTTTCGGGAAACCTTCGATCTAAAAAATCGCGCATCATCAGAAACGAAAAAGATTCATCCCATCATCGGAATTTTCAATTCCAAAAATAAGGAAGTTATTACATATTCCTTCCTCTATTTTGTTTTCGTCTTTGCATTTTCTGGTTTTGAGTTTTCAATCAATTTTTATCTAAGTCAATTTTTGAACTACAGCCCTGTCGCAATCGGATTCACCTTCGTTTACATAGGGATGATCATCGTTCTGATCCAAGGTGGAGTTTTTCGAAAACTTTCGGGAAAGATTAAGGAAACAAGACTAGTTCGAGCAGGAACACTCTCTTTGCTCGTAGGTTTTTTATTACTCTATTTCGTTTCAAATTCCTATCAGCTTTTTATCTCTCTTACATTTCTCGCTTCTGGAAGCGCTTTACTTCATCCTTCTCTTTCCACGTTAGTTTCTCTTGTCTCCAGCCAGGAAGAACAAGGAACAAATCTCGGAATGTTTCGAAGTCTCGCTTCTTTAGGAAGAGGGCTTGCTCCATTTGCATTTTGTTTAATTTATTTCAGCAGAGGCCCCTCAATTTCGTTTTTAACTTCGGGATTTATCTGTTTACTATTTCTATTTTTTATCTGGAAACTGAAACAGCCAAGCCATAGTTATCCATAA
- a CDS encoding Lsa36 family surface (lipo)protein, translating to MNTCRNSVIGKIFPIVFLSFAGFIPANSLFAQVGCTGNACAIIPGNVSSQFNGLEREIRTKYLNEVVESMGDAALLTTLNSSMMGSGSVNRFQIGAGMSAAGVKNEDIQIQYAGITLPNLPNGGASLSPTLMAGVNLGWLTMNGPANQKDRENKDDEGKSFLHRINIYAHGFQGKLDQGDLKGLNDQSDQYKFSTNYNSFGATVRFQLIRERYTRLDFFGFTGLSLGIGFHRKIEEMNLNYAPAQIPKIAFGPATGRWDADFALGYRSRSESLPIDIRTGVRLFYFLTIFVGAGISQNSGNSNIHLVVSGPIALTLEAAAAGLPYDFLKGHSATSAGALSIRSHGDARLKNSMSYLLGGVEINLLTFKVLVEGMVSDKIYSANLGVKFAL from the coding sequence ATGAATACCTGCCGCAATTCAGTGATAGGAAAAATTTTTCCTATCGTGTTTCTTTCTTTCGCCGGTTTTATTCCGGCGAATTCTTTATTTGCACAAGTTGGATGTACGGGAAATGCCTGTGCGATCATTCCGGGGAATGTTTCTTCCCAATTCAATGGATTGGAACGTGAAATTCGAACTAAATATTTAAACGAAGTTGTTGAGTCTATGGGGGATGCAGCTTTACTTACGACGCTCAATTCTTCCATGATGGGGTCCGGATCGGTCAATCGATTTCAGATCGGGGCTGGAATGTCCGCCGCTGGTGTTAAAAACGAAGACATTCAAATTCAATATGCGGGAATTACTCTTCCGAATTTGCCAAATGGGGGAGCTTCTCTCTCTCCTACTTTGATGGCCGGTGTCAATTTAGGCTGGTTGACTATGAATGGGCCTGCCAACCAGAAAGATAGAGAAAATAAGGATGATGAAGGAAAATCCTTTCTTCATAGAATTAATATCTACGCCCATGGATTTCAAGGAAAGCTGGATCAAGGTGATTTGAAAGGTTTAAATGATCAGTCGGATCAATATAAATTTTCGACTAACTATAATTCTTTTGGTGCAACGGTTCGTTTTCAATTGATCAGAGAGCGTTATACTCGTTTAGACTTTTTCGGATTTACCGGCCTTAGTTTAGGAATTGGGTTTCATCGTAAGATTGAAGAGATGAATTTGAATTATGCTCCAGCGCAAATTCCGAAGATCGCTTTCGGTCCTGCAACCGGACGCTGGGATGCTGATTTCGCTTTGGGTTATAGATCTAGGTCCGAATCCTTGCCGATTGATATTCGTACCGGGGTTCGTTTATTTTATTTTCTTACAATCTTTGTCGGAGCGGGAATAAGCCAAAATTCGGGAAATTCCAACATACATCTTGTGGTGAGCGGTCCAATTGCCCTTACTCTCGAAGCGGCGGCGGCAGGTTTACCTTATGACTTTTTAAAAGGACATTCTGCAACTTCCGCAGGAGCCTTATCGATTCGAAGTCATGGAGACGCGAGGCTTAAGAATAGTATGAGTTATCTTTTGGGAGGTGTAGAGATCAATTTACTCACCTTTAAGGTTTTGGTGGAAGGGATGGTTTCCGACAAGATCTATTCTGCGAACTTGGGTGTAAAGTTCGCGCTTTGA
- a CDS encoding acyl-CoA dehydrogenase family protein — MNRILQFTEEHEIFREMARKFFETEVAPNHESWEKVGVVPKEIWKKAGASGLLCPDIPVEYGGADADFLYNVIVIEESSRVGNSGFFISLHNDVIAPYISTYANEEQKKRWLPGCSTGDSILAIAMTEPGAGSDLKNIRTSAIEKSDHYVVNGQKTFISNGQLANLIITAVKHDNGTMSLLMVEEGMKGFERGRRLEKIGLKAQDTSELYYNDVIVPKENLIGKQGQGFRYLMQKLATERLVLSIAAVEATALVQRITLQYIKERQAFGKKIGTFQNIKFKMAEMATELEMCRTFVDKVTLETIAGRSNTAEASMAKWYSTEMQKRHTDECLQFFGGYGYMMEYPIARAYLDARIQTIYAGTTEIMKEIIGRSLGL; from the coding sequence ATGAATAGAATTCTTCAGTTCACGGAAGAACACGAAATTTTCCGTGAAATGGCTAGAAAGTTTTTTGAGACGGAAGTCGCTCCGAATCATGAATCTTGGGAAAAAGTAGGGGTTGTTCCAAAGGAAATTTGGAAAAAAGCGGGTGCGAGCGGTCTTTTATGTCCGGATATTCCTGTGGAATACGGCGGAGCTGATGCCGATTTTCTGTATAACGTAATCGTAATTGAGGAATCTTCCCGAGTTGGGAACAGCGGATTTTTCATTTCTCTGCATAACGATGTAATTGCACCTTATATTTCGACTTATGCGAATGAAGAGCAAAAAAAACGTTGGTTGCCTGGCTGTTCGACCGGTGACAGTATTCTTGCCATTGCCATGACGGAACCGGGAGCCGGTTCCGATTTGAAAAATATCAGAACTTCCGCCATTGAAAAAAGTGATCATTACGTAGTAAATGGGCAAAAAACTTTCATTTCCAACGGACAATTAGCAAATTTAATCATCACGGCTGTTAAACATGATAATGGCACGATGTCTCTTCTTATGGTAGAAGAGGGAATGAAAGGTTTTGAGAGAGGAAGAAGATTAGAAAAGATTGGTTTAAAGGCTCAGGATACTTCGGAACTGTATTACAACGACGTAATCGTTCCCAAGGAAAACTTGATCGGAAAACAAGGCCAAGGCTTTCGTTACCTCATGCAAAAGTTAGCTACGGAGCGATTAGTTCTTTCCATTGCAGCCGTAGAAGCAACCGCACTTGTACAAAGAATTACCCTTCAATACATCAAAGAAAGACAGGCCTTCGGAAAGAAAATTGGAACCTTTCAGAATATCAAATTTAAGATGGCTGAAATGGCGACGGAACTGGAGATGTGCCGTACTTTTGTCGATAAGGTTACTCTGGAAACGATAGCCGGAAGATCGAATACCGCAGAAGCTTCGATGGCGAAATGGTATTCTACCGAGATGCAAAAACGTCATACGGATGAATGTTTGCAGTTCTTCGGCGGTTATGGTTACATGATGGAGTATCCAATTGCCAGAGCGTATTTGGATGCCAGAATCCAAACAATTTATGCGGGAACAACGGAGATTATGAAAGAGATCATAGGTAGAAGCCTAGGACTCTGA
- a CDS encoding cAMP/cGMP-dependent 3',5'-cyclic-AMP/GMP phosphodiesterase translates to MLKETYKGYTELPRGGYLIDTSEGYLQIGSPPETIKDTMGFEKKTPLVFILPNKFFHVEKGISTAELEFPIYYNFFLRQKKTFIVCTKEQKVQLITVLKESLMGPDNINLKSEYLNGEESFGFPDMKAEMAYFRGYKGLEDVVEFKVFDSDNKVYYGNINILKLESGDFLIQDGERKIEVPGEVGFNIKYDIGERPTEPFQAPIIGITCLGPSHGFDPEDNTSGFIIWLNHQGIMVDPPVNSTEWLRQSNVNPKLINHVILTHCHADHDAGTFQKILEENKITIHATETVIDSFLRKYSALTKIPKKELQELFHFQPIIIGKATMINGGEFNFHYALHSIPSVGFEFFFQDQSFIYTSDHLNEPEIHDKMHAAGILPESRWKFFKEFPWDRRIIYHEAGIPPLHTRVSYLASLPEEIQEKITVYHIARKDMPTGTKLKLAKFGIENTLYPEITPPKHIEAYNLLDVMTQIDIFQGFPIEKAKEFLLIVNEERYKRGDQIIQKGTPGDKFYIIASGNVKFEGLNQDGSEGVPVKRYGTYEYFGEASLVLDLPRAADVYAETDVLALTIEKNKFLQFIRNSDLKNNLTKLNEIRDSNSWKALAESRHFRGLTSHQITQLELIMTLHKVNAGSILVKEKEFYGDAYIIRSGKVNVYQEGNLLAELTDGDFVGEIYNISKNFVSNYTFQAEIDTELYSIQQNDLIDYVKKNPGVYMRMNTVYS, encoded by the coding sequence ATGCTGAAAGAAACATACAAAGGTTATACGGAATTGCCTAGGGGGGGGTATCTGATTGATACTTCCGAAGGATATCTTCAAATCGGTTCTCCGCCGGAAACGATCAAGGACACAATGGGGTTTGAAAAAAAAACTCCATTGGTTTTTATTCTACCAAACAAATTTTTTCACGTAGAAAAGGGAATCAGCACAGCCGAATTAGAATTCCCAATCTATTATAATTTCTTTTTAAGACAGAAAAAAACTTTTATCGTTTGTACGAAAGAACAAAAAGTGCAGCTCATTACTGTGCTCAAAGAGTCTCTTATGGGGCCCGATAATATCAATCTCAAAAGCGAATACCTCAATGGGGAAGAATCCTTCGGGTTTCCTGACATGAAAGCGGAAATGGCTTATTTCCGTGGATACAAAGGACTCGAAGACGTAGTAGAATTTAAGGTTTTTGATAGCGACAATAAAGTATATTACGGAAATATAAATATTCTCAAATTGGAAAGTGGGGATTTTCTCATTCAGGATGGAGAAAGAAAAATCGAAGTTCCGGGAGAAGTAGGATTTAATATTAAATATGATATCGGAGAAAGGCCGACCGAACCGTTTCAAGCTCCGATTATCGGAATTACATGTCTTGGACCGTCGCATGGATTCGATCCCGAAGACAACACATCCGGCTTTATCATTTGGCTGAATCACCAAGGGATCATGGTCGATCCACCGGTAAATTCTACAGAATGGCTGCGCCAATCAAACGTAAATCCGAAGCTGATCAACCACGTTATTTTGACGCACTGTCATGCGGATCACGACGCGGGAACGTTTCAAAAAATTCTCGAAGAAAACAAGATCACGATTCACGCAACGGAAACCGTGATAGACAGTTTCTTAAGAAAGTATTCCGCACTGACAAAAATTCCTAAGAAGGAATTACAGGAACTCTTTCATTTCCAGCCGATCATCATCGGAAAGGCGACAATGATCAACGGAGGAGAATTCAATTTTCATTATGCACTTCATTCGATACCTTCGGTTGGATTCGAATTTTTCTTTCAAGATCAGTCATTCATTTATACTTCGGATCATTTGAACGAGCCCGAAATTCACGATAAGATGCACGCCGCGGGGATCCTTCCCGAATCGCGTTGGAAGTTTTTCAAGGAGTTCCCTTGGGATCGGCGAATCATTTATCATGAGGCCGGAATTCCGCCTCTGCATACGAGGGTGAGTTATCTTGCTTCTCTTCCGGAAGAAATTCAGGAAAAGATCACCGTATATCATATCGCGAGAAAGGATATGCCTACGGGAACCAAGCTGAAACTTGCGAAATTTGGGATCGAGAATACTCTTTATCCGGAAATCACTCCTCCAAAACATATAGAAGCGTACAATCTTTTGGACGTAATGACTCAGATCGATATCTTTCAGGGATTTCCGATTGAAAAGGCGAAGGAATTCCTACTCATCGTAAATGAAGAAAGATACAAACGCGGAGATCAGATTATTCAGAAGGGGACTCCTGGAGATAAATTTTATATTATTGCATCCGGAAACGTGAAGTTCGAAGGACTCAATCAAGACGGATCTGAAGGAGTTCCCGTCAAACGATATGGTACTTATGAATATTTTGGAGAAGCCTCTCTTGTATTGGATCTTCCGCGTGCTGCGGATGTGTATGCGGAAACGGATGTACTTGCGCTCACGATAGAAAAGAATAAGTTTTTACAATTCATACGGAATTCAGATTTAAAAAACAACCTAACCAAATTGAACGAAATTCGAGACTCGAACTCATGGAAGGCATTGGCGGAATCTAGACATTTTCGAGGATTGACCAGTCATCAAATCACTCAGCTTGAATTGATTATGACTTTGCATAAAGTGAACGCAGGTTCAATCCTTGTAAAAGAAAAAGAATTTTACGGTGATGCCTATATCATTCGCAGTGGAAAAGTAAACGTCTATCAGGAAGGTAATTTGTTGGCCGAACTAACGGACGGGGACTTCGTTGGAGAGATTTATAACATCTCCAAAAACTTTGTTTCGAATTATACGTTTCAAGCTGAAATAGATACGGAGTTATATTCCATTCAGCAGAATGATTTGATCGATTATGTGAAGAAGAATCCCGGCGTTTACATGCGAATGAATACGGTCTATTCGTAG
- the trxA gene encoding thioredoxin has protein sequence MALAEVNDSNFKSETSGGLVLIDCWAEWCGPCRMVAPVLEELSSEMNGSVKIKKLNVDDNQDTAQSLGISSIPTLLLYKDGQLVDKVIGALPKAQIKSFIERHK, from the coding sequence ATGGCATTGGCAGAAGTCAACGATTCAAATTTTAAGAGCGAGACATCCGGAGGATTGGTTCTCATCGATTGTTGGGCGGAGTGGTGCGGCCCTTGTAGAATGGTTGCCCCGGTTCTCGAAGAACTATCTAGCGAGATGAACGGCAGTGTAAAAATCAAAAAACTCAATGTGGACGATAATCAGGATACGGCTCAGAGCCTAGGAATTTCTTCTATACCTACACTGCTACTATACAAAGACGGACAACTTGTAGATAAAGTGATCGGGGCACTTCCGAAAGCTCAAATTAAGAGTTTTATCGAAAGACATAAATAA
- a CDS encoding Sec-independent protein translocase subunit TatA/TatB, translating into MFAPLAIFGSLGWTEILLILFIALLLFGGKRLPSLAKDLGDGIRSFRKSLMGESDDSSQQIGQEQVRSVPKEESKTSKSKKSKSA; encoded by the coding sequence ATGTTTGCACCCTTAGCAATTTTCGGATCACTCGGTTGGACTGAAATTCTCCTCATTTTATTCATCGCTCTTTTACTCTTCGGAGGAAAAAGATTACCCTCTTTGGCAAAGGATCTGGGAGACGGAATCAGATCGTTTCGCAAGTCCTTAATGGGAGAATCGGATGATTCTTCCCAACAAATCGGCCAAGAGCAAGTGCGATCGGTTCCGAAGGAAGAATCCAAAACCTCTAAATCTAAAAAATCCAAATCCGCTTGA
- the tatC gene encoding twin-arginine translocase subunit TatC, whose product MTKPIHRMAGKKKSQPPLLPYPDASRESVSRDREKYMTLGDHLEELRMVLLRSILVIAVIMGVSLFFGEEIHKILTQPYKNVLGPQATFYQIKLMAPFMIYLKSSFMISVLLSLPFVLFFLWGFISPALDSKADRYGKFLILFSTLLFWFGVWLCWTEAFENFLKIFLVNFRPPDIEAKLPIDEYYEIFFNIHLIFGLSFQLPILLILLGSLGIIRSSFLLLKWREAIIVLAIAAAVLSPGPDLISMLFLFVPLAVLFVVSIVLMKVIERA is encoded by the coding sequence TTGACAAAACCCATTCACAGAATGGCCGGAAAAAAAAAGTCACAGCCGCCCCTCCTTCCCTATCCGGATGCTTCAAGAGAGTCCGTATCAAGAGATCGAGAAAAATATATGACTCTCGGAGATCACCTAGAAGAACTGAGAATGGTTCTATTACGATCTATTCTCGTGATCGCTGTAATTATGGGAGTTTCCCTATTTTTCGGAGAAGAAATTCATAAAATTCTCACTCAACCATATAAAAATGTATTAGGCCCTCAAGCAACCTTCTATCAGATCAAGTTAATGGCTCCGTTTATGATCTACTTGAAAAGTTCGTTTATGATCTCTGTATTGTTGAGCCTTCCCTTCGTTCTCTTTTTTCTCTGGGGTTTTATTTCTCCGGCTCTGGATTCTAAAGCTGATCGTTACGGTAAATTTTTAATTCTTTTCAGCACCTTGCTTTTTTGGTTCGGCGTTTGGCTTTGTTGGACCGAGGCCTTCGAGAATTTTCTTAAGATTTTTCTCGTCAATTTTCGTCCGCCCGATATCGAAGCCAAACTTCCCATCGATGAGTACTACGAAATTTTTTTTAACATCCATTTGATTTTCGGTTTATCTTTTCAGCTTCCTATTTTACTCATTCTTCTTGGCAGTTTAGGAATCATTCGCTCTTCTTTCCTTCTTTTAAAATGGAGAGAAGCGATCATCGTTCTTGCGATTGCGGCCGCTGTTCTTTCCCCGGGACCGGATTTGATTTCGATGTTGTTTCTATTCGTTCCACTGGCAGTTTTGTTCGTGGTGTCAATCGTTCTCATGAAGGTAATAGAGAGAGCATAA
- the rktP gene encoding Arg-Lys translocation region protein phosphatase RktP: MITKIPSKLKLSIAVFVLSFLFFLIYTVTDDIILKSSLGQQKAIALSIRLAISISFSTLLASLVFYSVKLIYSSMRSLVTLVQDWGNDDVYEETPAAERNDEIGELVRAFRLKFFQQKELEDAPSQEALGEKTKELSDSIQRAFYRIHLPKIQNLDVSLLPRMSGNSNCDYVNVIPSTDGCVGILAGFPNSGVLESAFKARLEGIFSLANETGGIRGEELIFKIGKILSKMPVPFLNLSLFYLITKTGELGFVHFQELPAFVYKNGELNSLEKTKTRYFDYKAINLDVKKTILKMGEYWILVSDRTYSAIGVSDSEFTKELQDGLAGKNLQNSRDLVLNCGRILEKKFGKQILETSSLLAVARKQ; this comes from the coding sequence TTGATAACAAAAATTCCTTCTAAACTCAAACTATCCATCGCCGTTTTTGTCTTAAGTTTTTTATTCTTTCTCATTTACACGGTTACGGACGATATCATTCTCAAGTCGTCTTTGGGTCAACAAAAGGCAATTGCTCTTTCCATTCGTCTTGCAATTTCCATCTCTTTTTCTACTCTACTCGCGTCTCTCGTGTTCTATTCCGTTAAACTAATATACTCTTCAATGCGTTCGTTAGTCACACTCGTTCAAGACTGGGGAAACGACGACGTCTACGAAGAAACTCCAGCCGCGGAAAGAAACGATGAGATAGGTGAGTTAGTTCGGGCCTTTCGTTTGAAATTTTTTCAACAAAAAGAATTGGAAGATGCCCCTTCCCAAGAAGCTTTGGGCGAAAAAACCAAAGAGCTTTCGGACTCGATACAAAGAGCCTTTTACAGAATCCATTTACCTAAAATTCAGAACCTGGACGTTTCTCTTCTTCCAAGAATGAGCGGCAACTCTAACTGTGATTATGTGAACGTCATTCCGAGTACAGATGGCTGCGTGGGAATCCTGGCGGGATTTCCAAACTCCGGGGTTTTAGAATCCGCATTTAAAGCGAGACTCGAAGGGATTTTTTCCTTAGCCAACGAAACCGGTGGAATTCGAGGAGAGGAACTGATCTTTAAGATCGGTAAAATTCTTTCCAAAATGCCAGTTCCATTTTTAAACCTTTCTCTTTTCTATCTCATAACAAAAACCGGCGAACTCGGATTTGTTCATTTCCAAGAGCTTCCTGCATTCGTTTACAAAAACGGTGAATTAAACTCTTTGGAAAAGACAAAAACCCGTTACTTCGATTACAAGGCGATCAATTTGGACGTGAAAAAAACCATTCTGAAAATGGGAGAATATTGGATCTTAGTCTCCGATCGAACTTATTCCGCAATCGGAGTCTCTGACTCCGAATTCACGAAAGAACTTCAAGACGGTCTAGCGGGGAAAAATCTCCAAAATTCCAGAGATCTGGTTTTAAATTGCGGAAGAATTTTAGAAAAAAAATTTGGGAAACAAATTCTGGAAACGTCCTCTCTTCTCGCTGTAGCCCGAAAACAATAA
- a CDS encoding RNA recognition motif domain-containing protein translates to MNIYIGNLAYQATEDDLRKAFESFGEVTSVRIITDKLSGKSRGLAFVEMANKEEGNAAIDGLNGTQIRGREIKVNEALPKKPFPEKSRSRY, encoded by the coding sequence ATGAACATTTATATAGGCAATCTCGCCTATCAGGCAACCGAAGATGATCTCCGCAAAGCATTCGAATCCTTTGGAGAAGTGACCTCAGTGCGTATCATTACTGATAAACTTTCCGGCAAATCCCGGGGGTTAGCATTTGTGGAAATGGCAAATAAAGAAGAAGGAAATGCAGCGATTGACGGCTTAAACGGAACCCAAATCCGTGGAAGAGAAATTAAAGTCAACGAAGCTCTTCCTAAAAAACCTTTTCCCGAAAAATCCCGATCCAGATATTGA
- a CDS encoding MORN repeat-containing protein — MFVSANVFISYSKNMILLKQIQNSISNRIYSPFLTRTLYNSLLGVMFLIFAVQCSYGDKKISPNEPTNDTGNSDSYKNDTTEQEEQTSSSFSDRSISAEVNPIRGCIQGDCISGIGTYIYDNDDEYKGSFSNDLRNGPGKMKYKNGDRFEGNFKDDLKDGKGTYIFKNGAMLEGTFQMGKMIGPGKVRFPDTSIYEGEFQDEKNSAEGVMYSSFDHSKRHCKIENKIVLCGGPILESEDIKPLH, encoded by the coding sequence ATATTTGTTAGCGCAAACGTTTTTATTTCGTATTCAAAAAATATGATTCTCTTGAAACAAATCCAAAACTCAATTTCGAATAGGATCTATTCTCCTTTTTTGACGAGAACTTTGTACAATTCTCTTTTAGGAGTTATGTTCCTTATTTTTGCAGTACAATGTTCTTACGGAGACAAAAAGATTTCGCCTAACGAACCTACAAACGACACCGGAAATTCCGATTCCTACAAAAACGATACAACTGAACAAGAAGAACAAACCTCTTCGTCTTTCTCCGATCGTTCGATCAGTGCGGAAGTAAATCCAATCCGAGGTTGTATCCAAGGAGACTGTATTTCTGGAATAGGAACCTATATTTACGATAACGATGACGAATATAAAGGCTCCTTTTCGAACGATCTTAGAAACGGTCCGGGAAAAATGAAATACAAGAACGGAGATAGATTCGAAGGAAACTTCAAAGACGACTTAAAAGACGGGAAAGGAACATATATCTTTAAAAACGGAGCAATGTTGGAAGGGACGTTTCAAATGGGAAAAATGATCGGTCCTGGTAAGGTTCGTTTCCCTGATACGAGTATATACGAAGGGGAATTTCAGGACGAAAAAAATTCGGCCGAAGGAGTTATGTATTCTTCTTTCGATCATTCCAAAAGACATTGCAAAATCGAAAATAAAATAGTTCTCTGTGGTGGACCTATACTTGAATCTGAGGATATCAAACCTTTGCATTGA